Proteins encoded by one window of Streptacidiphilus sp. PB12-B1b:
- a CDS encoding Tex family protein has translation MTLQSASIQQTIAEELGVRAGQVQAAVDLLDGGATVPFIARYRKEATGELDDAQLRTLEERLRYLRELEERRAAILESVRSQGKLDEALEAQIRAADSKARLEDIYLPFKPKRRTKAMIAREAGLEPLADLLLGDPTRDPQTEAAGYLGENVADAAAALEGARSILVERFGEDADLIGALRERMWGRGRLAARVRDGKEAEGAKFSDYFDFSEPFVKLPSHRVLAMFRGEKEDVLDLTLEPYADEADAEAPGGYESRIAQRFEIADRGRPADRWLLDTVRWAWRTRILVHLGIDLRLRLRTEAEDEAVRVFAANLRDLLLAAPAGTRATLGLDPGFRTGVKVAVVDATGKVVAHDTIYPHVPANRWDESITTLARLCAAHRVDLIAIGNGTASRETDKLAGDLIKRHPELKLTKAVVSEAGASVYSASAYASQELPELNVSIRGAVSIARRLQDPLAELVKIDPKSIGVGQYQHDLAEAKLSRSLDAVVEDCVNGVGVDVNTASAPLLTRVSGITAGLAENIVAHRDANGPFRTRKGLKDVARLGPKAFEQCAGFLRIPDGDDPLDSSSVHPEAYPVVRRILAQSGSDLKGLIGNSAVLRGLRPAAFADDTFGVPTVTDILRELEKPGRDPRPAFRTAAFKEGVEKLSDLEPGMLLEGTVTNVAAFGAFVDIGVHQDGLVHVSALSRTFVKDPREVVKSGDIVRVKVLEVDIPRKRISLTLRLDDDAQPARSGRRPDRGQEAERGGAERGQDRRGDRGQGDRGQGGQGQGRRQQGGAQPQSRTPRPRGGGSDTAPGGGAMADALRRAGLG, from the coding sequence GTGACCCTTCAGAGTGCGTCCATCCAGCAGACCATCGCCGAGGAACTCGGCGTACGGGCCGGACAGGTGCAGGCCGCCGTCGACCTGCTCGACGGCGGGGCGACCGTGCCCTTCATCGCCCGCTACCGCAAGGAGGCGACCGGCGAGCTGGACGACGCCCAACTGCGCACGCTCGAGGAGAGACTGCGCTACCTGCGGGAGCTGGAGGAGCGCCGGGCGGCGATCCTGGAGTCCGTCCGCAGCCAGGGCAAGCTGGACGAAGCGCTGGAGGCGCAGATCCGCGCCGCCGACTCCAAGGCCCGGCTGGAGGACATCTACCTCCCGTTCAAGCCCAAGCGCCGCACCAAGGCCATGATCGCCCGCGAGGCCGGCCTGGAGCCGCTCGCCGACCTGCTGCTCGGCGACCCCACCCGCGACCCGCAGACCGAGGCCGCCGGCTACCTGGGCGAGAACGTCGCCGACGCCGCCGCCGCGCTGGAGGGCGCCCGCTCGATCCTGGTCGAGCGCTTCGGCGAGGACGCCGACCTGATCGGCGCGCTGCGCGAGCGGATGTGGGGCCGCGGCCGGCTGGCCGCCCGGGTCCGGGACGGCAAGGAGGCCGAAGGGGCGAAGTTCTCCGACTACTTCGACTTCTCCGAGCCCTTCGTCAAGCTGCCCTCGCACCGGGTGCTGGCGATGTTCCGGGGCGAGAAGGAGGACGTCCTCGACCTCACCCTGGAGCCCTACGCCGACGAGGCCGACGCCGAGGCCCCCGGCGGCTACGAGTCCCGGATCGCCCAGCGCTTCGAGATCGCCGACCGGGGCCGCCCGGCCGACCGCTGGCTGCTGGACACCGTCCGCTGGGCCTGGCGCACCCGCATCCTGGTCCACCTCGGCATCGACCTGCGGCTGCGGCTGCGCACCGAGGCCGAGGACGAGGCGGTACGGGTGTTCGCCGCCAACCTGCGCGACCTGCTGCTGGCCGCCCCCGCCGGCACCCGCGCCACGCTCGGCCTGGACCCGGGCTTCCGCACCGGCGTCAAGGTCGCCGTGGTCGACGCCACCGGCAAGGTCGTCGCCCACGACACCATCTACCCGCACGTCCCCGCCAACCGCTGGGACGAGTCCATCACCACCCTGGCCAGGCTCTGCGCCGCCCACCGGGTCGACCTGATCGCCATCGGCAACGGCACCGCCTCCCGCGAGACCGACAAGCTCGCGGGCGACCTGATCAAGCGCCACCCGGAACTGAAGCTCACCAAGGCGGTCGTCTCCGAGGCCGGGGCCTCGGTCTACTCGGCCTCCGCCTACGCCTCCCAGGAACTGCCCGAGCTCAACGTCTCCATCCGCGGCGCGGTCTCCATCGCCCGGCGGCTGCAGGACCCGCTCGCCGAACTGGTCAAGATCGACCCCAAGTCCATCGGCGTCGGCCAGTACCAGCACGACCTCGCCGAGGCCAAGCTGTCCCGCTCGCTCGACGCCGTCGTCGAGGACTGCGTCAACGGCGTCGGCGTGGACGTCAACACCGCCTCGGCGCCGCTGCTCACCCGGGTCTCCGGGATCACCGCCGGGCTGGCCGAGAACATCGTCGCCCACCGCGACGCCAACGGCCCGTTCCGCACCCGCAAGGGGCTCAAGGACGTCGCCCGGCTCGGGCCCAAGGCGTTCGAGCAGTGCGCGGGCTTCCTGCGCATCCCCGACGGCGACGACCCGCTGGACAGCTCCAGCGTCCACCCCGAGGCGTACCCGGTGGTGCGCCGCATCCTGGCCCAGTCCGGCAGCGACCTCAAGGGCCTGATCGGCAACAGCGCGGTGCTGCGCGGGCTGCGCCCGGCGGCCTTCGCCGACGACACCTTCGGCGTGCCGACGGTCACCGACATCCTGCGCGAGCTGGAGAAGCCTGGCCGCGACCCGCGCCCCGCCTTCCGCACGGCGGCCTTCAAGGAGGGCGTGGAGAAGCTCTCCGACCTGGAGCCCGGCATGCTGCTGGAGGGCACGGTCACCAACGTCGCCGCGTTCGGCGCGTTCGTCGACATCGGCGTGCACCAGGACGGCCTGGTCCACGTCTCGGCGCTGTCCAGGACCTTCGTCAAGGACCCGCGCGAGGTGGTGAAGTCCGGCGACATCGTCCGGGTCAAGGTGCTCGAGGTGGACATCCCGCGTAAGCGGATCTCGCTGACGCTGCGGCTGGACGACGACGCCCAGCCGGCCCGCTCCGGCCGGCGCCCCGACCGCGGCCAGGAGGCCGAGCGGGGCGGCGCCGAGCGCGGCCAGGACCGCCGCGGCGACCGGGGCCAGGGCGACCGGGGCCAGGGCGGCCAGGGCCAGGGTCGGCGGCAGCAGGGCGGCGCGCAGCCGCAGTCGCGCACGCCCCGGCCCCGGGGCGGCGGCAGCGACACCGCCCCGGGCGGCGGCGCCATGGCCGACGCGCTGCGCCGGGCCGGACTGGGCTAG
- a CDS encoding NAD(P)H-binding protein, producing MNVILFGATGMVGQDVLRECLRSDAVARVLVVGRTPVGVRHPKLREIVRPDVSDLDGLGDELDGYHACFFCLGVSSVGMNEDAYRAVTHDLTLAVARAVSARNPGLVLTYVSGAGTDSSGQGRTMWARVKGRTENDLLALDVDGYMFRPGYIQPGPGTVSKTRLYRVVYRIVSPVAPLLRRLFPNQVTSGDRIGRAMLAVAVPGAGGRVPANRILGTREINALGGPPGPEGRDDRG from the coding sequence ATGAACGTGATCCTCTTCGGCGCCACCGGCATGGTCGGCCAGGACGTGCTGCGGGAGTGCCTGCGGTCGGACGCCGTGGCCCGGGTGCTGGTCGTCGGCCGCACCCCGGTCGGGGTGCGCCACCCCAAGCTGCGCGAGATCGTCCGCCCCGACGTGTCCGACCTGGACGGCCTCGGGGACGAGCTGGACGGCTACCACGCCTGCTTCTTCTGCCTGGGCGTCTCCTCCGTGGGCATGAACGAGGACGCCTACCGCGCGGTCACCCACGACCTGACCCTCGCCGTGGCCCGGGCGGTCAGCGCCCGCAACCCCGGACTGGTCCTCACCTACGTCTCCGGGGCCGGGACCGACAGCAGCGGCCAGGGCCGGACCATGTGGGCCCGGGTCAAGGGCCGCACCGAGAACGACCTGCTGGCGCTGGACGTCGACGGCTACATGTTCCGCCCCGGCTACATCCAGCCCGGACCGGGCACGGTCTCCAAGACCCGCTTGTACCGGGTGGTCTACCGGATCGTCAGCCCCGTCGCCCCGCTGCTCCGGCGGCTGTTCCCGAACCAGGTCACCTCCGGCGACCGGATCGGCCGGGCCATGCTCGCGGTGGCCGTCCCGGGTGCGGGCGGCCGGGTGCCCGCCAACCGCATCCTCGGCACGCGCGAGATCAACGCCCTGGGCGGCCCGCCGGGGCCGGAGGGCCGCGATGATCGCGGGTGA
- a CDS encoding thioesterase family protein, with protein sequence MTMTPVDQASGQDSGAESEFDRGTAVTRRGTEPSVYDAELDAGWRIGSGINGGLLLALAGRALSRHLGDGTGHMDPVSVSGYYLSASRPGPAEVHTATVRTGRTLSTGTASLLQRREDGTPVERLRVLASYGDLAAADGDVRTSATPPEMPPPDQCIGTEHAPPAFLDQADLLRRLDLRLDPASVGWALGQPSGQGRIQGWLRLPDGRRPDPLMLLLAVDALPPVTFDLGLFGWTPTVELTAHVRARPVPGWLRVVHSTRNLAGGFLEEDAEVWDESGRLVAQSRQLAVVPRPA encoded by the coding sequence ATGACCATGACACCCGTTGACCAGGCGTCCGGGCAGGACTCCGGGGCCGAGTCCGAGTTCGACCGGGGAACCGCCGTGACCCGGCGCGGGACGGAGCCGTCCGTCTACGACGCCGAGCTCGACGCCGGCTGGCGCATCGGCAGCGGCATCAACGGCGGCCTGCTGCTGGCGCTCGCCGGGCGCGCGCTGTCCCGGCACCTCGGCGACGGCACCGGCCACATGGACCCGGTGTCGGTCAGCGGCTACTACCTCAGCGCCTCCCGCCCCGGCCCGGCCGAGGTGCACACCGCCACCGTCCGCACCGGCCGCACCCTCTCCACCGGCACCGCCTCGCTGCTCCAGCGGCGCGAGGACGGCACCCCGGTCGAGCGGCTGCGGGTCCTCGCCTCCTACGGCGACCTCGCCGCGGCCGACGGGGACGTCCGCACCAGCGCCACCCCGCCCGAGATGCCGCCGCCCGACCAGTGCATCGGCACCGAGCACGCCCCGCCCGCCTTCCTGGACCAGGCCGACCTGCTGCGCCGCCTCGACCTGCGGCTCGACCCGGCCAGCGTCGGCTGGGCGCTCGGACAGCCCAGCGGCCAGGGCCGCATCCAGGGCTGGCTGCGGCTCCCGGACGGACGCCGGCCCGATCCGCTGATGCTGCTGCTGGCCGTCGACGCGCTGCCCCCGGTCACCTTCGACCTCGGCCTCTTCGGCTGGACCCCGACCGTCGAGCTCACCGCGCACGTCCGGGCCAGGCCCGTCCCCGGCTGGCTGCGGGTGGTCCACTCGACCCGCAACCTGGCCGGCGGCTTCCTGGAGGAGGACGCCGAGGTCTGGGACGAGTCCGGCCGGCTGGTCGCCCAGTCCCGCCAGCTGGCGGTCGTCCCCCGCCCGGCCTAG
- a CDS encoding sensor histidine kinase: MNTSSLYTARRRLPLLSRLRPPARLRRAGSTRLRDWAVTFVLVVAAMLDAWLNFPAPRDWTFYASVIAAAALLLRDRYPRTVLLVTLPGVYTGTAMVAAMVALYSVARSRPAGRQTWLAAGLVGLGMFVPWPLSDFVSETTSDHVLDLIHALMLAGGPTALGLLLQTREALNARIAELATLRDHERELHAQTVLARERARIAREMHDVVSHQAGLIAVQAGALQVTARDPEVRQTAKMLRGLAVATLEELRTMILVLRAAGAGPTELVPQPRLTDLPRLVAESEVDAVLHLFVPPEAALPEPVERAAYRTVQEALTNVRKHAPGAWTEVSVLLDGDRLLVSVENGPASAPGSLDLPGGGHGIVGLRERATLLGGSLRAAPLEDGGFGVRLKVPVATPQGSSRD; this comes from the coding sequence ATGAACACCTCCAGCCTGTACACCGCGCGCCGACGGTTGCCGCTGCTCTCCCGCCTGCGGCCCCCGGCCCGGCTGCGCCGCGCGGGCTCGACCCGGCTGCGCGACTGGGCGGTCACCTTCGTCCTGGTGGTCGCGGCCATGCTGGACGCCTGGCTGAACTTCCCGGCGCCGCGCGACTGGACCTTCTACGCCTCGGTGATCGCCGCCGCCGCGCTGCTGCTGCGCGACCGCTACCCGCGCACGGTCCTGCTGGTCACCCTCCCCGGCGTCTACACCGGCACCGCCATGGTCGCGGCCATGGTCGCGCTCTACAGCGTGGCCCGCAGCCGCCCGGCGGGCCGGCAGACGTGGCTGGCGGCCGGACTGGTGGGCCTGGGCATGTTCGTGCCCTGGCCGCTCAGCGACTTCGTCAGCGAGACCACCAGCGACCACGTGCTGGACCTCATCCACGCGCTGATGCTGGCCGGCGGCCCCACCGCGCTGGGCCTGCTGCTGCAGACCCGGGAGGCCCTGAACGCCCGGATAGCGGAGCTGGCCACCCTGCGCGACCACGAGCGGGAGCTGCACGCGCAGACCGTGCTGGCCCGCGAGCGCGCCCGGATCGCCCGGGAGATGCACGACGTGGTCTCGCACCAGGCGGGGCTGATCGCCGTCCAGGCCGGGGCGCTGCAGGTGACCGCGCGCGACCCGGAGGTGCGGCAGACCGCCAAGATGCTGCGCGGCCTGGCCGTGGCCACCCTGGAGGAGCTGCGCACCATGATCCTGGTGCTGCGGGCGGCCGGCGCCGGCCCGACCGAGCTGGTGCCGCAGCCCCGGCTGACCGACCTGCCCCGGCTGGTCGCCGAGTCCGAGGTGGACGCCGTGCTGCACCTGTTCGTCCCGCCCGAGGCCGCCCTGCCCGAGCCGGTGGAGCGGGCCGCCTACCGCACCGTGCAGGAGGCGCTGACCAACGTCCGCAAGCACGCGCCCGGCGCCTGGACCGAGGTCAGCGTGCTGCTGGACGGCGACCGGCTGTTGGTGTCGGTGGAGAACGGCCCGGCGTCCGCGCCCGGCTCGCTGGACCTGCCCGGCGGCGGCCACGGCATCGTCGGCCTGCGCGAGCGGGCCACCCTGCTGGGCGGCTCGCTGCGGGCCGCGCCGCTGGAGGACGGCGGCTTCGGCGTGCGGCTCAAGGTCCCTGTCGCCACGCCCCAGGGGTCCTCCCGGGACTAG
- the pgi gene encoding glucose-6-phosphate isomerase, which yields MSEGTRPDRLPLDRSAEWAELGKHRAQLGEVHLRELFAADPQRGEKYTLQVGDLYLDYSKHLVNDETLGLLRQLAAARGVAELRDAMFRGEKINITEHRAVLHTALRAPRGAVVEVDGENVVPAVHAVLDKMAAFADRIRSGEWKGHTGKRIRTVVNIGIGGSDLGPAMAYEALRPFTDRDLSVRFVSNVDGADLHEAVRGLDAGETLFIVASKTFTTIETITNATSARNWLLDQLGAGREAVAKHFVALSTNSSGVADFGIDVANMFEFWDWVGGRYSYDSAIGLSLMIAIGPERFREMLDGFHLVDEHFRTAPPEQNIPLLLGLLGVWYGAFFDAQSHAVLPYSHYLSKFTAYLQQLDMESNGKSVDREGEPVRWQTGPVVWGTPGTNGQHAYYQLIHQGTKVIPADLIGFARPVAELEPDLAAQHDLLMANLFAQGQALAFGKTPQEVAAEGVPAELVPHKTFKGNHPTSTILAEELSPSVLGQLIALYEHKVFVQGAIWNIDSFDQWGVELGKVLAKKIEPVLVEGVGADALDSSTAALAHRYRTLRGR from the coding sequence ATGTCCGAGGGAACCCGTCCGGACCGGCTGCCGCTCGACCGCTCGGCCGAGTGGGCCGAGCTGGGCAAGCACCGCGCGCAGCTGGGCGAGGTGCATCTGCGGGAGCTGTTCGCCGCCGATCCGCAGCGCGGCGAGAAGTACACCCTCCAGGTCGGCGACCTCTACCTGGACTACTCGAAGCACCTGGTGAACGACGAGACCCTGGGCCTGCTGCGGCAGCTGGCGGCGGCCCGCGGCGTGGCCGAGCTGCGGGACGCCATGTTCCGGGGCGAGAAGATCAACATCACCGAGCACCGGGCCGTGCTGCACACCGCCCTGCGGGCCCCGCGCGGCGCGGTGGTCGAGGTCGACGGCGAGAACGTCGTCCCGGCGGTGCACGCGGTGCTGGACAAGATGGCCGCCTTCGCCGACCGGATCCGCTCGGGGGAGTGGAAGGGCCACACCGGCAAGCGCATCCGCACCGTCGTCAACATCGGCATTGGCGGCTCGGACCTGGGCCCGGCCATGGCTTACGAGGCGCTGCGCCCGTTCACCGACCGCGACCTCTCCGTGCGTTTCGTCTCCAACGTGGACGGGGCCGACCTGCACGAGGCGGTGCGCGGCCTGGACGCGGGCGAGACGCTGTTCATCGTCGCCTCCAAGACCTTCACCACCATCGAGACCATCACCAACGCCACCTCCGCCCGCAACTGGCTGCTGGACCAGCTGGGCGCCGGCCGCGAGGCGGTGGCCAAGCACTTCGTCGCGCTGTCCACCAACAGCTCGGGCGTGGCGGACTTCGGCATCGACGTCGCCAACATGTTCGAGTTCTGGGACTGGGTGGGCGGCCGCTACTCCTACGACTCGGCCATCGGCCTGTCGCTGATGATCGCCATCGGCCCGGAGCGCTTCCGCGAGATGCTGGACGGCTTCCACCTGGTCGACGAGCACTTCCGCACCGCCCCGCCGGAGCAGAACATCCCGCTGCTGCTCGGCCTGCTCGGGGTCTGGTACGGCGCGTTCTTCGACGCCCAGTCGCACGCGGTGCTGCCGTACTCGCACTACCTGTCGAAGTTCACCGCCTACCTCCAGCAGCTGGACATGGAGTCCAACGGCAAGTCGGTGGACCGCGAGGGCGAGCCGGTCCGCTGGCAGACCGGCCCGGTGGTCTGGGGCACCCCCGGCACCAACGGCCAGCACGCCTACTACCAGCTGATCCACCAGGGCACCAAGGTCATCCCGGCGGACCTGATCGGCTTCGCCCGGCCGGTCGCCGAGCTGGAGCCGGACCTGGCGGCCCAGCACGACCTGCTGATGGCCAACCTCTTCGCCCAGGGCCAGGCGCTGGCCTTCGGCAAGACCCCGCAGGAGGTGGCGGCCGAGGGCGTCCCGGCCGAGCTGGTGCCGCACAAGACCTTCAAGGGCAACCACCCCACCAGCACCATCCTGGCCGAGGAGCTGTCGCCCTCGGTGCTGGGTCAGCTGATCGCGCTGTACGAGCACAAGGTCTTCGTCCAGGGCGCGATCTGGAACATCGACTCCTTCGACCAGTGGGGCGTCGAGCTGGGCAAGGTGCTGGCCAAGAAGATCGAGCCGGTGCTGGTCGAGGGCGTCGGCGCGGACGCGCTGGACTCCTCCACCGCCGCGCTGGCCCATCGCTACCGCACCCTGCGCGGACGCTGA
- a CDS encoding GNAT family N-acetyltransferase, translating to MLIREATAADWPAIWPFLHDIVAAGETYTYPRDLGEEQARSLWLLKPPGRTVVAVDEATGAVLGSAKSGPNHMGPASHIAGASFMVAPAAGGRGVGRALGEHVLAWARAEGYRAMQFNAVVESNTRAVALWKSLGFEIVGTLPEGFRHPTLGYVGLHIMHRRL from the coding sequence ATGCTGATCCGTGAAGCGACCGCGGCCGACTGGCCCGCGATCTGGCCGTTCCTGCACGACATCGTCGCCGCGGGCGAGACCTACACCTACCCGCGGGATCTGGGCGAGGAGCAGGCGCGGTCGCTGTGGCTGCTGAAGCCGCCGGGGCGGACGGTGGTGGCGGTGGACGAGGCCACCGGGGCGGTGCTGGGCTCGGCCAAGTCGGGCCCGAACCACATGGGCCCGGCCTCGCACATCGCGGGCGCCAGCTTCATGGTGGCCCCGGCGGCGGGCGGGCGCGGCGTGGGGCGGGCGCTGGGCGAGCACGTGCTGGCCTGGGCCCGGGCGGAGGGCTACCGGGCGATGCAGTTCAACGCGGTGGTGGAGTCCAACACCCGGGCCGTGGCGCTGTGGAAGTCGCTCGGCTTCGAGATCGTCGGCACGCTGCCGGAGGGCTTCCGGCACCCGACGCTGGGCTATGTCGGGCTGCACATCATGCACCGGCGGCTCTGA
- a CDS encoding SDR family NAD(P)-dependent oxidoreductase, translating to MTSDPTAPAGPALPHRLDGRVAVVTGAGSGIGRATALVLAAAGARVVCTDVDGAAAAATAGRIGPDAGATAAALDVSDRAGVFALLESVAAGHGRLDILCNIAGIIRTGRVVDVEEADLDAVLDVNFKGTFHACQCAARIMCAQGRGAIVNTASGAIDAATPEIMSYSVSKAAVVQLTRNLAAETGRYGVRVNAVAPGLVRTAMTARHYLLPDGSLDEAAREAAEKPLRRMSPLGLIGDPEDVAYAVHYLVSDAARFVTGQILRPNGGVAMPW from the coding sequence ATGACGTCCGACCCGACCGCCCCCGCAGGCCCCGCGCTCCCCCACCGGCTGGACGGGCGGGTGGCCGTGGTCACCGGCGCGGGCAGCGGCATCGGCCGCGCCACCGCCCTGGTCCTGGCCGCCGCCGGGGCCCGGGTGGTGTGCACCGACGTGGACGGCGCGGCCGCCGCGGCCACCGCCGGGCGGATCGGCCCGGACGCCGGGGCCACCGCCGCCGCGCTGGACGTCTCCGACCGCGCCGGGGTGTTCGCCCTGCTGGAGTCGGTCGCCGCCGGGCACGGGCGGCTGGACATCCTCTGCAACATCGCCGGGATCATCCGCACCGGCCGGGTGGTGGACGTCGAGGAGGCCGACCTGGACGCCGTGCTGGACGTCAACTTCAAGGGCACCTTCCACGCCTGCCAGTGTGCCGCCCGGATCATGTGCGCGCAGGGCCGCGGCGCCATCGTCAACACCGCCTCCGGGGCGATCGACGCGGCCACCCCGGAGATCATGAGCTACTCGGTCTCCAAGGCCGCGGTGGTCCAACTGACCCGGAACCTCGCCGCCGAGACCGGGCGCTACGGCGTACGGGTCAACGCCGTCGCTCCCGGCCTGGTCCGCACCGCCATGACCGCCCGGCACTACCTGCTGCCGGACGGCAGCCTGGACGAGGCGGCCCGGGAGGCGGCCGAGAAGCCGCTGCGGCGGATGTCGCCGCTGGGGCTGATCGGCGATCCGGAGGACGTCGCCTACGCCGTCCACTACCTGGTCAGCGACGCCGCCCGGTTCGTCACCGGCCAGATCCTGCGCCCCAACGGCGGCGTGGCCATGCCCTGGTGA
- a CDS encoding response regulator transcription factor gives MVVDDEALIRSGLAMILNSAPDIEVVGTCSGTETMSAVRTHRPHVVLLDIRMPDVDGLTLLRRLRALPDSPYVAMLTTFDTDEYLDQALTMGASGFLLKDTDPDILASSVRAVATGAGCLSTPVLRRLRDNRTRTVGGGSGSAAVDSLTVRERQVLGHLGQGLSNVEIGARMHLGAATVKDYVSAVLTKLGVANRIQAAVLAERAGLIEDIQAP, from the coding sequence ATGGTCGTCGACGACGAGGCGCTGATCCGCTCCGGACTTGCGATGATCCTCAACAGCGCCCCGGACATCGAGGTCGTCGGCACCTGCTCCGGCACCGAGACCATGTCCGCCGTACGGACCCACCGGCCGCACGTCGTGCTGCTGGACATCCGGATGCCCGACGTGGACGGGCTCACCCTGCTGCGACGGCTGCGGGCGCTCCCGGACAGCCCCTACGTGGCCATGCTCACCACCTTCGACACCGACGAGTACCTCGACCAGGCGCTGACCATGGGCGCCAGCGGCTTCCTGCTGAAGGACACCGACCCGGACATCCTGGCCAGCTCGGTGCGCGCGGTCGCCACCGGCGCCGGCTGCCTCTCCACGCCGGTCCTGCGCCGCCTGCGCGACAACCGCACCCGCACCGTCGGCGGCGGCAGCGGCAGCGCGGCGGTGGACAGCCTCACCGTCCGCGAACGGCAGGTCCTCGGCCACCTCGGCCAGGGCCTGTCCAACGTCGAGATAGGCGCCCGGATGCACCTGGGCGCCGCCACCGTCAAGGACTACGTGAGCGCGGTCCTCACCAAGCTGGGCGTGGCCAACCGGATCCAGGCCGCGGTCCTCGCCGAGCGGGCGGGGCTGATCGAGGACATCCAGGCCCCATGA
- a CDS encoding DEAD/DEAH box helicase — translation MNHRTSRTNDPRPATRFGRPTGAPRTNPAASRGRSSGQQGAPRRRPLVQSGEFEMPVSTTPSLPAVAAFAELEMPGGLLATLTREGVTEPFPIQAATLPNSLAGRDVLGRGRTGSGKTLAFGLAVLARTAGRRAEPKAPLALVLVPTRELAQQVADALTPYATAVNLRLTTVVGGMSITRQSAALRRGVELLIATPGRLKDLIDRGDCRLDRVAVTVLDEADQMADMGFLPQVTNLLEQVQPNGQTMLFSATLDRNVDRLVRRFLNDPVTHSVDPSAGAVTTMDHHVLYVADADKRAVTVEIAAREGRVIMFMDTKHATDKLAKELLANGVRAASLHGGKSQPQRNRVLEQFRDGHITALVATNVAARGIHVDNLDLVVNVDPPTDHKDYLHRGGRTARAGESGTVVTLVLANQRREMTRLMADAGITPNNDRVRSGDAELSRITGARKPSGVPVVITVPAPAVPAQSARKPRGSGSGSRSGGRSGAAAGGSRSGSGASYGAGAAQPRSRRPRRSGGSGTGAGGASRPGRAV, via the coding sequence ATGAACCATCGCACCAGCCGCACCAACGACCCGCGTCCCGCGACCCGGTTCGGGCGCCCCACCGGGGCCCCGCGTACCAACCCGGCCGCCTCCCGCGGCCGGTCCTCCGGCCAGCAGGGCGCGCCGCGCCGTCGGCCGCTGGTCCAGTCGGGCGAGTTCGAGATGCCCGTCAGCACCACCCCCTCGCTGCCCGCGGTCGCCGCCTTCGCCGAGCTGGAGATGCCCGGCGGGCTGCTGGCCACGCTGACCCGCGAGGGCGTCACCGAGCCGTTCCCGATCCAGGCCGCGACCCTGCCGAACTCCCTGGCAGGCCGTGACGTCCTCGGGCGCGGACGCACCGGCTCCGGCAAGACCCTGGCGTTCGGCCTGGCCGTGCTGGCCCGGACGGCGGGCCGCCGGGCGGAGCCCAAGGCGCCGCTGGCGCTGGTGCTGGTCCCGACCCGGGAGCTGGCCCAGCAGGTCGCCGACGCGCTCACCCCGTACGCCACCGCTGTCAACCTGCGGCTGACGACCGTGGTCGGCGGCATGTCGATCACCCGCCAGTCGGCGGCGCTGCGGCGCGGCGTCGAGCTGCTGATCGCCACCCCGGGCCGGCTGAAGGACCTGATCGACCGCGGCGACTGCCGGCTCGACCGGGTGGCCGTCACGGTCCTGGACGAGGCCGACCAGATGGCCGACATGGGCTTCCTGCCGCAGGTCACCAACCTGCTGGAGCAGGTCCAGCCGAACGGCCAGACGATGCTGTTCTCGGCGACCCTGGACCGCAACGTGGACCGGCTGGTCCGCCGCTTCCTGAACGACCCGGTCACCCATTCGGTCGATCCCTCGGCCGGTGCCGTCACCACCATGGACCACCACGTCCTGTACGTCGCCGACGCCGACAAGCGCGCGGTCACCGTGGAGATCGCCGCCCGCGAGGGCCGGGTGATCATGTTCATGGACACCAAGCACGCCACCGACAAGCTGGCCAAGGAGCTGCTCGCCAACGGCGTACGCGCCGCCTCGCTGCACGGCGGCAAGTCCCAGCCGCAGCGCAACCGGGTGCTGGAGCAGTTCCGCGACGGCCACATCACCGCGCTGGTCGCCACCAACGTCGCCGCCCGCGGCATCCACGTCGACAACCTGGACCTGGTCGTCAACGTGGACCCGCCCACCGACCACAAGGACTACCTGCACCGCGGCGGCCGCACCGCCCGCGCGGGGGAGTCCGGCACGGTGGTCACGCTGGTGCTGGCCAACCAGCGCCGGGAGATGACCCGGCTGATGGCCGACGCCGGGATCACCCCCAACAACGACCGGGTGCGCTCCGGCGACGCCGAGCTGTCCCGGATCACCGGCGCCCGCAAGCCCAGCGGCGTCCCGGTGGTCATCACCGTCCCGGCCCCGGCCGTGCCGGCGCAGAGCGCCCGCAAGCCGCGCGGCTCGGGCTCCGGCTCCCGCTCGGGCGGGCGTTCGGGGGCGGCGGCGGGCGGCTCGCGCTCCGGCTCCGGCGCGTCCTACGGCGCGGGGGCCGCGCAGCCGCGCAGCCGCCGTCCCCGCCGCAGTGGCGGCAGCGGCACCGGCGCGGGCGGCGCCTCCCGCCCCGGCCGCGCGGTCTGA